The Cellulomonas sp. S1-8 genome has a window encoding:
- a CDS encoding demethylmenaquinone methyltransferase: MPRAALDKDPRDVAAMFDAVAHRYDITNDVISLGQDRAWRRATLSALDAQRGETVLDLAAGTGTSSEPLADAGVHVVPCDLSTGMLRVGRRRRPDLPFVAGDALHLPFADASFDAVTMSFGLRNVSDVDAALRELLRVTRPGGRMVVCEFSRPTFAPFRTVYTNYLMRALPPVARAVSKEPDAYVYLAESIREWPDQRELGLLVRGAGWDQVAFRNLTGGVVALHRARRP; the protein is encoded by the coding sequence ATGCCACGCGCCGCCCTCGACAAGGACCCTCGCGACGTCGCCGCCATGTTCGACGCGGTCGCGCACCGGTACGACATCACCAACGACGTCATCTCCCTGGGCCAGGACCGTGCGTGGCGCAGGGCGACGCTCTCCGCCCTGGACGCCCAGCGCGGCGAGACGGTCCTGGACCTCGCGGCGGGCACCGGCACGTCGAGCGAGCCGCTCGCCGACGCGGGCGTGCACGTCGTGCCGTGCGACCTGTCGACCGGGATGCTGCGGGTCGGCCGCCGCCGGCGCCCCGACCTGCCGTTCGTCGCGGGCGACGCGCTGCACCTGCCGTTCGCCGACGCGTCGTTCGACGCGGTGACGATGTCGTTCGGCCTGCGCAACGTGTCCGACGTGGACGCGGCGCTGCGCGAGCTGCTGCGCGTGACCCGTCCGGGTGGACGCATGGTCGTGTGCGAGTTCTCCCGGCCGACGTTTGCGCCGTTCCGCACCGTCTACACGAACTACCTCATGCGTGCCCTGCCGCCGGTCGCCCGCGCGGTGTCGAAGGAGCCGGACGCGTACGTGTACCTCGCCGAGTCGATCCGCGAGTGGCCGGACCAGCGCGAGCTGGGCCTGCTGGTGCGTGGCGCGGGCTGGGACCAGGTCGCGTTCCGGAACCTCACGGGCGGGGTCGTCGCGCTGCACCGCGCCCGTCGACCCTGA
- a CDS encoding NADH-quinone oxidoreductase subunit C, whose protein sequence is MSDEKTPEDATSPVADRPTEGTKPTAEKADASAAAKPGGPAPAGTQRTTAAALEAGSQNLPAGPDPTGPRTPLDIIDVRTGMFGVSGTGDTSGYGGLVATIALPGPSERPYGGWFDEVVDLLAEVLDESGTGYAAAVESVVVDRNELTLNIARAHLVEVVQALRDDPDLRFELSLGVSGVHYPHEVGRELHAVYQIVSVTHGRRLRLEVAVPEGDPHIPSTTGVYPANDWHEREAWDFFGIVFDGHPSLARIQMPDDWPGHPQRKDYPLGGIPVEYKGASIPPPDQRRSYS, encoded by the coding sequence ATGAGCGACGAGAAGACGCCCGAGGACGCGACGTCCCCGGTCGCCGACCGGCCGACCGAGGGCACGAAGCCCACGGCGGAGAAGGCCGACGCGTCCGCGGCCGCCAAGCCCGGCGGGCCGGCACCGGCCGGGACGCAGCGCACCACGGCTGCCGCGCTCGAGGCGGGCTCCCAGAACCTGCCCGCCGGACCCGACCCGACCGGCCCGCGCACGCCGCTGGACATCATCGACGTGCGCACCGGCATGTTCGGCGTGAGCGGCACGGGGGACACGTCGGGCTACGGCGGGCTCGTCGCGACGATCGCGCTGCCGGGGCCCAGCGAGCGCCCCTACGGCGGCTGGTTCGACGAGGTCGTCGACCTGCTGGCCGAGGTGCTCGACGAGTCGGGGACGGGCTACGCCGCGGCCGTGGAGTCGGTCGTCGTCGACCGCAACGAGCTGACGCTCAACATCGCGCGCGCACACCTCGTCGAGGTCGTGCAGGCGCTGCGCGACGACCCGGACCTGCGGTTCGAGCTGTCGCTCGGCGTGTCCGGCGTCCACTACCCGCACGAGGTCGGGCGCGAGCTGCACGCCGTCTACCAGATCGTGTCGGTGACGCACGGGCGCCGCCTGCGTCTCGAGGTCGCCGTCCCCGAGGGTGACCCGCACATCCCGTCCACGACCGGCGTGTACCCCGCCAACGACTGGCACGAGCGCGAGGCCTGGGACTTCTTCGGGATCGTCTTCGACGGTCACCCCAGCCTGGCGCGCATCCAGATGCCCGACGACTGGCCGGGCCACCCGCAGCGCAAGGACTACCCCCTCGGCGGGATCCCGGTCGAGTACAAGGGCGCGAGCATCCCGCCCCCGGACCAGCGGAGGTCGTACAGCTGA
- a CDS encoding S1C family serine protease: MPPGAVPPPTDPWAAPADPAPRRRSRAWVWIASAAAVGLLVGGGSVASLGGLDVLAGASDPVRSASLADVGRTETDQVPVSGSSTENPNWQAVASAVQASVVAIDVQTQSGGGQGSGVIIDDDGHVVTNNHVVAGAQGNVQVTLTDGRMLEAEVVGTDASTDLAVLQVVDAPDDLQAAAFGDSDDVTVGDPVMAVGNPLGLANTVTTGIVSALNRPVSTQEVGGEAAVTNAVQIDAAINPGNSGGPLFDATGRVIGITSSIATLSQQSGSIGLGFAIPVDLARNIAAQLIEDGQAEHAFLGVTLSDGTATADGVTRRGAVVESVSEGSPAAEAAVQDGDVIVAIGDDPVGGAESLTAFVRSLTSGDDVTLTVVRDGRAVELDVTLATRPDDFGQSQPGQGDEGQGEQAPDDQGEGEGEQPAPDPGDEGTMPGGMTPEQFWEWLQEQQQQEGQG; the protein is encoded by the coding sequence GTGCCCCCGGGCGCCGTACCACCGCCCACCGACCCGTGGGCCGCACCCGCCGACCCCGCACCGCGGCGCCGGTCGCGCGCCTGGGTGTGGATCGCGTCGGCCGCGGCCGTCGGCCTCCTGGTCGGCGGTGGCTCCGTCGCGAGCCTCGGCGGCCTCGACGTCCTGGCCGGGGCGAGCGACCCGGTGCGCTCCGCGTCGCTCGCCGACGTCGGCCGCACGGAGACCGACCAGGTCCCCGTGTCCGGCTCGAGCACCGAGAACCCCAACTGGCAGGCCGTCGCGTCCGCCGTGCAGGCGTCCGTCGTCGCGATCGACGTGCAGACGCAGTCGGGCGGCGGTCAGGGCTCCGGCGTCATCATCGACGACGACGGTCACGTCGTGACCAACAACCACGTCGTCGCCGGCGCCCAGGGCAACGTCCAGGTCACGCTGACCGACGGCCGCATGCTCGAGGCCGAGGTCGTGGGCACCGACGCGAGCACGGACCTCGCGGTCCTGCAGGTCGTCGACGCCCCCGACGACCTCCAGGCGGCTGCGTTCGGGGACTCCGACGACGTCACGGTCGGCGACCCGGTCATGGCGGTCGGCAACCCGCTGGGTCTGGCCAACACGGTGACCACGGGCATCGTCTCGGCCCTGAACCGCCCCGTCTCGACGCAGGAGGTCGGCGGCGAGGCCGCCGTGACGAACGCGGTCCAGATCGACGCCGCGATCAACCCCGGCAACTCCGGCGGTCCGCTGTTCGACGCGACGGGCCGGGTCATCGGCATCACGTCGTCGATCGCGACGCTCAGCCAGCAGTCAGGGTCGATCGGCCTCGGGTTCGCGATCCCGGTGGACCTGGCCCGGAACATCGCGGCGCAGCTCATCGAGGACGGGCAGGCGGAGCACGCGTTCCTCGGCGTCACGCTGTCCGACGGCACGGCGACCGCCGACGGCGTCACGCGCCGCGGCGCGGTCGTGGAGTCGGTCAGCGAGGGCTCGCCGGCCGCCGAGGCCGCCGTGCAGGACGGTGACGTCATCGTCGCGATCGGGGACGACCCGGTCGGCGGTGCCGAGTCGCTCACGGCGTTCGTCCGCTCGCTGACGTCCGGCGACGACGTCACGCTCACCGTCGTCCGCGACGGCCGCGCCGTCGAGCTCGACGTCACGCTCGCGACGCGCCCCGACGACTTCGGTCAGTCGCAGCCGGGTCAGGGCGACGAGGGTCAGGGCGAGCAGGCCCCGGACGACCAGGGCGAGGGCGAGGGCGAGCAGCCTGCGCCGGACCCGGGTGACGAGGGCACCATGCCCGGTGGCATGACTCCCGAGCAGTTCTGGGAGTGGCTGCAGGAGCAGCAGCAGCAGGAGGGCCAGGGCTGA
- a CDS encoding NuoB/complex I 20 kDa subunit family protein codes for MGIEEAPSGFLLTTVEDLVGYFRKASLWPVTFGLACCAIEMMAAGTSRYDISRFGMEVFRASPRQSDLMIVAGRVSQKMAPVVRQVYDQMAEPKWVLSMGVCASSGGMFNNYAIVQGVDHIVPVDIYLPGCPPRPEMLLHAILALHQQIQDEPLGVNRREAAARAQEAAMAATPTSHMTGLLR; via the coding sequence ATGGGTATCGAAGAAGCGCCCTCGGGCTTCCTGCTGACGACGGTCGAGGACCTCGTCGGCTACTTCCGCAAGGCCTCCCTGTGGCCCGTGACGTTCGGCCTGGCGTGCTGCGCGATCGAGATGATGGCGGCCGGGACGAGCCGGTACGACATCTCGCGCTTCGGCATGGAGGTCTTCCGCGCGTCGCCGCGCCAGTCGGACCTCATGATCGTCGCCGGGCGCGTCAGCCAGAAGATGGCGCCCGTGGTGCGGCAGGTCTACGACCAGATGGCCGAGCCCAAGTGGGTGCTGTCGATGGGCGTGTGCGCGTCGTCGGGCGGCATGTTCAACAACTACGCGATCGTGCAGGGCGTGGACCACATCGTGCCCGTCGACATCTACCTGCCCGGCTGCCCGCCGCGCCCGGAGATGCTGCTCCACGCGATCCTCGCGCTGCACCAGCAGATCCAGGACGAGCCGCTCGGCGTGAACCGCCGCGAGGCCGCGGCCCGCGCGCAGGAGGCGGCGATGGCCGCGACGCCGACGTCGCACATGACGGGGCTGCTGCGATGA
- a CDS encoding TRM11 family SAM-dependent methyltransferase, which translates to MRVLDPVCGRGTTLNQALMYGWDAYGVDTDRRDVEAYTAFADRWLQDKRLKHRSRSTRVRVAGKNLGRRTTFELAPTKELYRAGDVQTLEITQGDTLDADRMYRAGSFDLVVADAPYGIQHGSVTGPRTPSRSPQALLTDAIPVWAGLLRRGGAMGLSWNTKVLPRADLLAMLTDAGLEPLDDAPLLDLAHRVDHAIERDLVVARKPG; encoded by the coding sequence GTGCGGGTGCTCGACCCCGTGTGCGGGCGCGGCACCACGCTGAACCAGGCCCTGATGTACGGCTGGGACGCGTACGGCGTCGACACGGACCGGCGCGACGTCGAGGCGTACACCGCGTTCGCGGACCGCTGGCTGCAGGACAAGCGCCTCAAGCACCGGTCGCGCAGCACGCGCGTGCGCGTGGCCGGCAAGAACCTGGGCCGACGCACGACGTTCGAGCTCGCCCCGACCAAGGAGCTCTACCGCGCCGGCGACGTGCAGACGCTCGAGATCACGCAGGGCGACACGCTCGACGCCGACCGGATGTACCGGGCCGGGTCCTTCGACCTCGTCGTCGCCGACGCGCCGTACGGCATCCAGCACGGGTCCGTGACCGGCCCGCGCACCCCGTCCCGGTCGCCGCAGGCTCTGCTGACGGACGCGATCCCGGTGTGGGCGGGCCTGCTGCGCCGCGGCGGCGCCATGGGCCTGTCCTGGAACACCAAGGTCCTGCCGCGCGCGGACCTGCTCGCGATGCTCACCGACGCGGGGCTCGAGCCGCTCGACGACGCGCCGCTGCTGGACCTCGCGCACCGCGTCGACCACGCGATCGAGCGCGACCTCGTGGTGGCGCGCAAGCCCGGGTGA
- the menD gene encoding 2-succinyl-5-enolpyruvyl-6-hydroxy-3-cyclohexene-1-carboxylic-acid synthase: MTPVPEDPPAPRRRRRTSGPLAPAGASGEPVPAVAAARVLVQALASLGVRDVVLAPGSRSAPLAYAFADAARPDDERPAGAPALRLHVRVDERDAGFLALGLAKASAHAGARGPGPARPVAVVTTSGTAVANLHPAVLEAHHAGLPLVLLTADRPHELRGTGANQTTEQAQLFTSSVRLAVDVPAPTGRTGEDRDLRRTVSRALAAATGARTGDPGPVHLNLAFREPLVPGDEPWPAPSVAGLTHVAGRAQPAEPAAALTDAQPLVVEATDDLADDRARPSRRARGAVPTVVVAGDGAGPGAARLAEANGWPLLAEPSSGARQGPSAVAAYRLLLADDRLGGRVGRVVVLGRPTLTRPVQQLLARPDVEVLVVAPRGTDWPDAARNASQVLLEVPPRMRQGRVGAPAGWLDAWRTADAAAQDVLAGLLDTPEDARRSRSGPRVSGWALARAVARASAPDDVLVVGSSNPVRDLDLVARWDLAPLVLANRGLAGIDGTIATATGVALALPHRRVRAYLGDLTFLHDVGGLLRGPAEPTVDLQIVVANDDGGSVFTTLEPGEPDRADVFERVFATPHGVDVAALCAGYGVRHTRVVDTEGLLPALAAPGTGTSVVEVRVDRTHRRSLVERLQAEVAAAVDKALSPLA; encoded by the coding sequence GTGACCCCCGTCCCCGAGGACCCGCCTGCGCCGCGCCGCCGCCGGCGCACCTCCGGGCCCCTCGCGCCGGCCGGCGCGTCCGGCGAGCCGGTGCCGGCCGTCGCCGCGGCTCGGGTCCTCGTGCAGGCGCTCGCGTCGCTCGGGGTGCGCGACGTCGTGCTCGCGCCCGGCTCGCGCAGCGCCCCGCTGGCGTACGCGTTCGCCGACGCGGCCCGCCCCGACGACGAGCGTCCCGCCGGCGCCCCCGCGCTGCGCCTGCACGTCCGCGTCGACGAGCGCGACGCCGGGTTCCTCGCCCTCGGGCTGGCGAAGGCGTCCGCGCACGCGGGCGCGCGCGGCCCCGGCCCTGCCCGGCCGGTCGCCGTCGTGACGACGTCGGGGACGGCGGTCGCGAACCTGCACCCGGCGGTCCTCGAGGCGCACCACGCGGGCCTGCCCCTCGTGCTCCTCACGGCCGACCGCCCGCACGAGCTGCGCGGCACGGGCGCCAACCAGACGACGGAGCAGGCCCAGCTGTTCACGTCCTCGGTCCGCCTCGCGGTCGACGTGCCCGCCCCCACGGGGCGGACCGGTGAGGACCGCGACCTGCGCCGCACGGTCTCGCGTGCGCTCGCCGCCGCGACCGGCGCCCGCACGGGCGACCCCGGCCCGGTGCACCTCAACCTCGCGTTCCGTGAGCCGCTCGTGCCGGGCGACGAGCCCTGGCCCGCGCCGTCGGTCGCGGGGCTCACGCACGTCGCCGGTCGCGCCCAGCCCGCCGAGCCGGCGGCGGCCCTCACGGACGCCCAGCCGCTCGTGGTCGAGGCGACCGACGACCTCGCCGACGACCGCGCGCGCCCCTCGCGGCGGGCGCGCGGCGCCGTCCCGACCGTCGTCGTGGCGGGCGACGGCGCCGGTCCCGGCGCGGCGCGGCTCGCCGAGGCCAACGGCTGGCCGCTGCTCGCGGAGCCGTCGTCGGGGGCGCGGCAGGGACCCAGCGCCGTCGCGGCCTACCGGCTGCTGCTCGCCGACGACCGCCTCGGCGGCCGGGTCGGGCGCGTCGTCGTGCTGGGGCGCCCGACGCTCACGCGGCCCGTGCAGCAGCTGCTGGCCCGCCCGGACGTCGAGGTGCTCGTCGTCGCGCCGCGCGGCACGGACTGGCCCGACGCGGCGCGCAACGCGTCCCAGGTGCTGCTCGAGGTGCCGCCGCGCATGCGGCAGGGACGCGTCGGCGCGCCCGCGGGCTGGCTCGACGCGTGGCGCACCGCGGACGCGGCCGCGCAGGACGTCCTGGCGGGGCTGCTCGACACGCCGGAGGACGCGCGCCGGTCCCGCAGCGGCCCCCGGGTCAGCGGCTGGGCGCTCGCGCGCGCCGTGGCACGGGCGAGCGCACCGGACGACGTGCTCGTCGTGGGGTCGTCGAACCCGGTGCGGGACCTCGACCTCGTCGCGCGCTGGGACCTCGCGCCCCTCGTGCTCGCCAACCGCGGGCTGGCCGGGATCGACGGCACGATCGCCACGGCCACCGGAGTCGCGCTCGCCCTGCCGCACCGCCGGGTGCGCGCCTACCTGGGCGACCTGACGTTCCTGCACGACGTCGGAGGGCTGCTGCGTGGGCCCGCGGAGCCGACCGTGGACCTGCAGATCGTGGTCGCGAACGACGACGGCGGCTCGGTGTTCACGACGCTCGAGCCCGGTGAGCCGGACCGGGCCGACGTGTTCGAGCGGGTGTTCGCGACGCCGCACGGCGTGGACGTCGCGGCGCTGTGCGCGGGGTACGGGGTGCGGCACACGCGCGTCGTGGACACCGAGGGGCTGCTGCCCGCCCTCGCGGCGCCGGGCACCGGGACGAGCGTCGTCGAGGTGCGGGTGGACCGCACGCACCGACGGTCGCTCGTCGAGCGCCTCCAGGCCGAGGTCGCCGCCGCCGTCGACAAGGCCCTGTCGCCGCTGGCCTGA
- a CDS encoding DUF3048 domain-containing protein, with amino-acid sequence MKIENTSSARPQSGLEQADVVWETIVEFEVSRFVAVFHSQAPEEVGPIRSVRPMDPLIVAPLGGLLAFSGGQPGILDLVTASGVQMVSHDAGAPGLYRVRGRSAPHNVYGSLREWWGIAEAGRTAPGEQFAFARSADRAAAVVAGAPAGTLDFRLSGQSNPVWSWDAGSGTWLRSEGGSPATGASGARLSAVNVVSITAGHPATGFGAQGGAAVPTYELVGSGDAVVATGGKVVAARWQKDAQDQPMRLFLADGSEATLAPGNTWVELVPAGSGSLTTS; translated from the coding sequence GTGAAGATCGAGAACACGTCGTCGGCCCGCCCGCAGTCCGGCCTGGAGCAGGCGGACGTGGTCTGGGAGACCATCGTCGAGTTCGAGGTCTCCCGGTTCGTGGCCGTGTTCCACTCCCAGGCTCCCGAGGAGGTCGGGCCGATCCGGTCGGTCCGTCCGATGGACCCCCTGATCGTGGCGCCCCTGGGCGGGCTCCTCGCGTTCTCCGGCGGCCAGCCGGGCATCCTCGACCTCGTCACCGCCTCCGGGGTCCAGATGGTCTCGCACGACGCCGGCGCACCGGGGCTGTACCGCGTCCGCGGCCGGTCCGCGCCGCACAACGTCTACGGCTCGCTGCGCGAGTGGTGGGGGATCGCCGAGGCGGGCCGGACGGCACCGGGCGAGCAGTTCGCGTTCGCGCGGTCCGCGGACCGCGCGGCCGCCGTCGTCGCGGGTGCCCCGGCCGGCACGCTGGACTTCCGCCTGTCGGGCCAGTCGAACCCGGTGTGGAGCTGGGACGCGGGCAGCGGCACGTGGCTGCGCTCGGAGGGCGGGTCGCCGGCCACGGGTGCGAGCGGTGCGCGGCTCTCGGCCGTCAACGTCGTCTCGATCACCGCGGGTCACCCGGCCACCGGGTTCGGTGCGCAGGGCGGCGCGGCTGTCCCGACGTACGAGCTCGTCGGGTCCGGGGACGCCGTCGTGGCGACCGGCGGCAAGGTCGTCGCCGCGCGCTGGCAGAAGGACGCGCAGGACCAGCCGATGCGGCTGTTCCTGGCCGACGGGTCCGAGGCGACGCTCGCACCGGGCAACACCTGGGTCGAGCTCGTGCCCGCGGGCAGCGGGTCGCTGACCACGTCCTGA
- a CDS encoding NADH-quinone oxidoreductase subunit A, protein MSNPYVPLLVMIGIAAVLALGGVGASAILGPKRYNRAKLDAYECGIEPTPHAIGGGRFPIKYYLVAMTFIIFDIEVVFLYPWAVSFVELATFGLVAMMVFLLIITVPFAYEWKRGGLEWD, encoded by the coding sequence ATGAGCAACCCGTACGTCCCGCTCCTGGTGATGATCGGGATCGCGGCGGTCCTCGCCCTGGGTGGGGTCGGCGCGAGCGCGATCCTCGGTCCCAAGCGGTACAACCGCGCCAAGCTCGACGCCTACGAGTGCGGCATCGAGCCGACGCCCCACGCCATCGGCGGCGGGCGCTTCCCGATCAAGTACTACCTGGTCGCCATGACCTTCATCATCTTCGACATCGAGGTCGTCTTCCTCTACCCGTGGGCGGTGAGCTTCGTGGAGCTCGCGACGTTCGGGCTGGTCGCGATGATGGTGTTCCTGCTGATCATCACCGTCCCGTTCGCGTACGAGTGGAAGCGCGGCGGCCTCGAGTGGGACTGA
- a CDS encoding geranylgeranyl reductase family protein, with the protein MDGTTDDADVIVVGAGPTGASAAYHCAAAGLDVLLLEKATFPRDKICGDGLTPRAVAELVRMGVPIREQDGWIRNAGLRVIGGGHRLELPWPELSSYPSYGLAKSRVSFDQTLAEYARAAGAKLLEGTSVTGPVRDERTGRVVGVRARSVDADGRRTGDAGDEATYRAPVVIAADGVSARLATAVGRAKRDDRPMGVAVRTYFRTPRHDDPWMESHLELWDGAPGRSNLMPGYGWIFSLGDGTANVGLGSVSSTAAATKVDYKDLFARWMANAPAEWEFTPDNQMGPVRGAALPMGFNRGPLYADGLMLAGDAAGMVSPFNGEGIAYGLQAGRVAADAIAQGLARGSAAGRERALATYQHRMKDDLGGYYTLGRIFVALIEHPQVMHLCTRYGLPRPLLMKFVLKLLADCYEPRGGDVVDRVIAALTRLAPDA; encoded by the coding sequence GTGGACGGAACGACCGATGACGCCGACGTCATCGTCGTCGGCGCCGGTCCGACCGGGGCCTCGGCGGCCTACCACTGCGCCGCCGCGGGGCTCGACGTCCTCCTGCTGGAGAAGGCGACCTTCCCGCGCGACAAGATCTGCGGCGACGGCCTCACCCCGCGCGCGGTGGCCGAGCTCGTCCGCATGGGCGTCCCGATCCGCGAGCAGGACGGCTGGATCCGCAACGCCGGTCTGCGTGTCATCGGCGGCGGCCACCGCCTCGAGCTGCCATGGCCCGAGCTGTCGAGCTACCCCTCCTACGGGCTCGCGAAGTCGCGCGTGTCGTTCGACCAGACGCTGGCCGAGTACGCCCGCGCCGCGGGTGCCAAGCTGCTCGAGGGCACGTCCGTCACGGGACCGGTGCGTGACGAGCGCACGGGCCGGGTCGTCGGCGTCCGGGCACGGTCGGTCGACGCCGACGGCCGCCGCACGGGCGACGCCGGCGACGAGGCCACGTACCGCGCCCCCGTCGTCATCGCCGCCGACGGGGTGTCGGCACGCCTCGCGACCGCCGTCGGCCGCGCCAAGCGCGACGACCGCCCGATGGGCGTGGCGGTCCGCACCTACTTCCGCACCCCGCGGCACGACGACCCGTGGATGGAGTCGCACCTCGAGCTGTGGGACGGCGCCCCGGGCCGCTCGAACCTCATGCCCGGGTACGGCTGGATCTTCTCGCTCGGCGACGGGACCGCCAACGTCGGGCTCGGGTCGGTGAGCTCGACGGCCGCGGCGACCAAGGTCGACTACAAGGACCTGTTCGCCCGCTGGATGGCCAACGCGCCCGCCGAGTGGGAGTTCACCCCCGACAACCAGATGGGTCCCGTGCGCGGTGCGGCCCTCCCGATGGGCTTCAACCGCGGCCCGCTCTACGCGGACGGGCTGATGCTCGCGGGCGACGCCGCCGGCATGGTCAGCCCGTTCAACGGCGAGGGCATCGCGTACGGCCTGCAGGCGGGCCGGGTCGCGGCCGACGCCATCGCGCAGGGGCTGGCCCGCGGGTCGGCCGCGGGACGCGAGCGCGCCCTGGCGACGTACCAGCACCGCATGAAGGACGACCTCGGCGGGTACTACACGCTGGGGCGGATCTTCGTGGCGCTGATCGAGCACCCGCAGGTCATGCACCTGTGCACGCGGTACGGTCTGCCGCGGCCCCTGCTCATGAAGTTCGTGCTCAAGCTGCTGGCCGACTGCTACGAGCCGCGCGGGGGTGACGTGGTCGACCGCGTGATCGCCGCGCTCACCCGACTGGCGCCGGACGCATGA
- a CDS encoding o-succinylbenzoate synthase — MGALPGLVVWDVPLRTRFRGLTRRDGVLVRGDAGWGEFSPFWDYDDATAARWWRAAREAADEGWPPAVRTHVPVNVTVPAVDPEHAHRIVTGSGGCRTAKVKVAEPGQPAGADEARLEAVRDALGPDGAIRVDANAAWDVDTAATRLDALDHAAGGLEYAEQPVPGVEALAALRRRTRVPIAADEAIRLGDDPLAVVRQHAADVVVLKVQPLGGVRACLRLAEQVGLPVVVSSALESSVGLAAGLALAAALPELPYACGLATAALLAQDLVADPLLPRDGRIEVRRPLPTADLLAAAAAEPALAARWGARLAAVRARA; from the coding sequence GTGGGTGCGCTGCCGGGTCTCGTCGTGTGGGACGTGCCGCTGCGCACCCGGTTCCGCGGGCTGACGCGCCGCGACGGCGTGCTCGTGCGCGGCGACGCCGGGTGGGGCGAGTTCAGCCCCTTCTGGGACTACGACGACGCGACAGCGGCGCGCTGGTGGCGCGCGGCGCGCGAGGCCGCCGACGAGGGCTGGCCCCCCGCCGTGCGCACGCACGTGCCCGTCAACGTGACCGTCCCGGCCGTCGACCCCGAGCACGCGCACCGCATCGTCACGGGCTCCGGTGGCTGCCGCACCGCCAAGGTCAAGGTCGCGGAGCCCGGGCAGCCCGCGGGCGCCGACGAGGCCCGGCTCGAGGCGGTGCGCGACGCCCTCGGCCCCGACGGCGCGATCCGGGTGGACGCGAACGCCGCCTGGGACGTCGACACCGCGGCGACGCGCCTGGACGCCCTCGACCACGCCGCGGGCGGGCTCGAGTACGCCGAGCAGCCCGTGCCGGGCGTCGAGGCGCTCGCCGCGCTGCGCCGCCGCACGCGCGTGCCGATCGCCGCCGACGAGGCGATCCGCCTCGGCGACGACCCGCTCGCGGTCGTGCGGCAGCACGCCGCCGACGTCGTCGTGCTCAAGGTGCAGCCGCTCGGCGGCGTGCGCGCGTGCCTGCGGCTCGCCGAGCAGGTCGGGCTGCCGGTGGTGGTGTCGTCCGCGCTCGAGTCGTCCGTCGGGCTCGCCGCCGGGCTCGCGCTGGCCGCCGCCCTGCCCGAGCTGCCGTACGCGTGCGGCCTGGCCACGGCGGCGCTGCTCGCGCAGGACCTCGTGGCCGACCCCCTGCTGCCGCGCGACGGCCGGATCGAGGTGCGGCGGCCGCTGCCGACGGCGGACCTGCTGGCGGCCGCGGCAGCCGAGCCGGCGCTCGCCGCACGCTGGGGCGCGCGCCTCGCCGCCGTGCGCGCTCGGGCATGA
- a CDS encoding 1,4-dihydroxy-2-naphthoyl-CoA synthase translates to MSESGTSAPLPARVSETFDPTRWRDVAGFEHLTDVTYHRGRARPTAEQAAAGAVERDLPVVRVAFHRPEVRNAFRPGTVDELYAVLDHARTTSDVGTVLLTGNGPSPKDGGWAFCSGGDQRIRGRDGYRYADGDTADAVDPARAGRLHILEVQRLMRTMPKVVVALVNGWAAGGGHSLHVVADLTIASREHARFKQTDANVGSFDGGYGSALLARQVGQKRAREIFFLAREYSADDAHAWGAVNDVVDHADLEDAGLEYARIIATKSPQAVRMLKFAFNLADDGLAGQQVFAGEATRLAYMTDEAVEGRDAFLQRRDPDWSGFPYAY, encoded by the coding sequence GTGAGTGAGAGCGGCACGTCTGCCCCCCTGCCCGCGCGCGTCTCGGAGACGTTCGACCCGACCCGGTGGCGCGACGTCGCGGGGTTCGAGCACCTCACGGACGTCACCTACCACCGGGGGCGGGCGCGGCCCACGGCCGAGCAGGCCGCCGCGGGTGCGGTCGAGCGCGACCTGCCCGTGGTCCGGGTCGCGTTCCACCGTCCCGAGGTCCGCAACGCGTTCCGGCCGGGCACGGTCGACGAGCTGTACGCCGTGCTCGACCACGCCCGCACGACGTCCGACGTGGGCACGGTGCTGCTCACCGGCAACGGGCCGTCCCCCAAGGACGGCGGGTGGGCGTTCTGCTCCGGCGGCGACCAGCGCATCCGCGGCCGTGACGGCTACCGGTACGCCGACGGTGACACGGCCGACGCCGTCGACCCGGCGCGCGCGGGCCGGCTGCACATCCTCGAGGTGCAGCGGCTGATGCGGACGATGCCGAAGGTCGTCGTCGCGCTCGTCAACGGGTGGGCGGCCGGCGGCGGGCACTCGCTGCACGTCGTCGCGGACCTGACGATCGCCAGCCGCGAGCATGCGCGCTTCAAGCAGACCGACGCGAACGTCGGGTCGTTCGACGGCGGGTACGGCTCGGCGCTGCTGGCGCGGCAGGTGGGGCAGAAGCGGGCGCGGGAGATCTTCTTCCTGGCGCGGGAGTACTCGGCGGACGACGCCCACGCGTGGGGTGCCGTGAACGACGTCGTCGACCACGCGGACCTCGAGGACGCCGGGCTCGAGTACGCGCGGATCATCGCGACCAAGTCCCCGCAGGCGGTGCGGATGCTGAAGTTCGCGTTCAACCTGGCCGACGACGGGCTGGCCGGGCAGCAGGTCTTCGCGGGCGAGGCGACGCGCCTGGCGTACATGACGGACGAGGCCGTCGAGGGGCGCGACGCGTTCCTGCAGCGGCGCGACCCGGACTGGTCCGGGTTCCCGTACGCCTACTGA